One genomic window of Nocardioides daphniae includes the following:
- a CDS encoding glycosyltransferase family 4 protein has translation MRVVIVTESFFPQVNGVTNSVRHVVDRLLATGHQPLVIAPGPGPSAYRNVPVVRVRSMALPRYASFPVGLPDPVVERTMAEFRPDVVHLASPIALGAIGLKAAQRLGIPTVAIYQTDISGFAKQYGLRAEPAISRWVGRIHRRADRTLAPSTVSMDQLRGMGVGDLHRWGRGVDLDLFSPARRCDDLREKWTRGDRNQVVIGYVGRLAAEKQVRRLAALGDLPGTRLVVVGDGPERALLGRALPGARFTGMLGGEDLARAFASLDVFVHTGEAETFCQTVQEAQASGVPVVAPAAGGPLDLVDHGRTGLLYTPGSGASLRRSVERLTDDAELRSRLGSAGCDAVSRRSWADVVDELVQHYAAVVRTPLLDAA, from the coding sequence ATGCGAGTCGTGATCGTCACCGAGTCCTTCTTCCCCCAGGTCAACGGCGTCACCAACAGTGTCCGCCACGTCGTCGACCGCCTCCTGGCCACCGGCCACCAGCCGCTCGTCATCGCTCCGGGCCCCGGACCCTCCGCCTACCGCAACGTGCCGGTGGTGCGGGTGCGCTCCATGGCGCTCCCCCGCTACGCCAGCTTCCCGGTCGGCCTGCCCGACCCCGTGGTCGAGCGGACGATGGCCGAGTTCCGCCCCGACGTCGTGCACCTCGCCTCGCCGATCGCGCTCGGTGCGATCGGGTTGAAGGCGGCGCAACGGCTGGGCATCCCCACCGTCGCGATCTACCAGACCGACATCTCCGGCTTCGCCAAGCAGTACGGCCTGCGCGCGGAGCCCGCCATCAGCCGCTGGGTGGGCCGGATCCACCGGCGCGCCGACCGCACCCTGGCCCCCTCGACCGTCTCCATGGACCAGCTGCGCGGCATGGGCGTGGGTGACCTGCACCGGTGGGGCCGCGGCGTCGACCTCGACCTCTTCTCCCCCGCCCGCCGGTGCGACGACCTGCGCGAGAAGTGGACCCGTGGTGACCGCAACCAGGTGGTCATCGGCTACGTCGGGCGGCTGGCGGCGGAGAAGCAGGTCCGTCGCCTCGCGGCACTGGGCGACCTGCCCGGCACCCGGCTGGTCGTGGTGGGTGACGGGCCGGAGCGTGCCTTGCTCGGGAGGGCGCTGCCGGGGGCCCGCTTCACCGGCATGCTCGGCGGCGAGGACCTGGCCCGCGCCTTCGCCAGCCTCGACGTCTTCGTGCACACCGGTGAGGCCGAGACCTTCTGCCAGACCGTGCAGGAGGCCCAGGCCAGCGGCGTCCCTGTCGTGGCACCTGCCGCTGGCGGGCCGCTCGACCTCGTCGACCACGGACGTACGGGGTTGCTCTACACACCGGGCTCGGGTGCCAGCCTGCGCCGGTCGGTGGAGCGGCTGACGGACGACGCCGAGCTGCGCTCACGGCTGGGCAGCGCGGGCTGCGACGCGGTCTCGCGCCGCAGCTGGGCCGACGTCGTCGACGAGCTCGTCCAGCACTACGCCGCGGTCGTGCGTACGCCGCTGCTCGACGCCGCGTGA
- a CDS encoding acyl-CoA carboxylase subunit beta, with protein sequence MTAAPAPASAPKAAKLPREDDPRNPVHRLTALFDEGSVEFLSLFDDSGMMSAIGTVHGTRAVAFCSDPTVMGGAMGEAGCRVAVEAYDRALADGVPIIGLWHSGGARLAEGVLSLHAVGLIFHAMTRASGKIPQVSVVLGPAAGGAAYGPALTDVVILGPEGRIFVTGPDVVRSVTGEDVDMLRLGGPEPHGRRSGVVHVLTDTEREALDAARDVTSLLGDQGTLDTAAVADVDLASFLPENKKRAYDVHPLVEGVLDEGSARELHARWAPNVATVLGRMGGRTVGVIANNPLRLGGCLDSLSAEKASRFVRLCDALGIPLVVLVDVPGYLPGVGQEWDGVVRRGAKLLHAFAESVVPRVTVVTRKTYGGAYIAMNARSLGATKVFAWPGAEVAVMGPVAAIRIIHRRKLAEVPADLRAQVEEELAAEHERIAGGVEKAVEIGVVDDVVAPELTRSAIAGAIADAFAAHGPVRGQHGNIPL encoded by the coding sequence ATGACTGCCGCCCCGGCCCCCGCCTCCGCACCGAAGGCCGCCAAGCTGCCGCGCGAGGACGACCCCCGCAACCCGGTGCACCGCCTCACCGCCCTCTTCGACGAGGGATCGGTCGAGTTCCTCAGCCTCTTCGACGACTCCGGCATGATGTCGGCGATCGGCACCGTGCACGGCACCCGCGCCGTCGCCTTCTGCTCCGACCCCACCGTCATGGGTGGCGCGATGGGTGAGGCTGGCTGCCGCGTCGCCGTGGAGGCGTACGACCGCGCCCTCGCCGACGGCGTCCCGATCATCGGCCTGTGGCACTCCGGTGGCGCACGTCTGGCCGAGGGTGTGCTCTCGCTGCACGCGGTCGGCCTGATCTTCCACGCCATGACCCGGGCGTCGGGCAAGATCCCGCAGGTCTCCGTGGTGCTCGGCCCGGCAGCCGGTGGCGCCGCCTACGGCCCCGCGCTCACCGACGTGGTGATCCTCGGTCCCGAGGGTCGCATCTTCGTCACCGGCCCCGACGTGGTCCGTTCGGTCACCGGCGAGGACGTCGACATGCTGCGCCTGGGTGGCCCTGAGCCGCACGGCCGCCGCTCGGGCGTGGTGCACGTGCTGACCGACACCGAGCGCGAGGCGCTCGACGCGGCCCGCGACGTCACGTCGCTGCTGGGCGACCAGGGCACGCTCGACACCGCTGCCGTGGCCGACGTCGACCTGGCTTCCTTCCTCCCCGAGAACAAGAAGCGCGCCTACGACGTGCACCCGCTCGTGGAGGGTGTCCTCGACGAGGGCAGCGCCCGTGAGCTGCACGCCCGCTGGGCGCCCAACGTGGCCACGGTGCTGGGGCGCATGGGTGGACGTACCGTCGGCGTCATCGCCAACAACCCGCTGCGCCTGGGCGGCTGCCTCGACTCGCTCTCCGCGGAGAAGGCGTCACGCTTCGTACGCCTGTGCGACGCCCTCGGCATCCCGCTCGTCGTGCTCGTCGACGTCCCCGGCTACCTGCCCGGTGTCGGGCAGGAGTGGGACGGTGTCGTACGCCGCGGTGCCAAGCTGCTGCACGCCTTCGCCGAATCGGTGGTCCCGCGCGTCACCGTGGTGACGCGCAAGACCTACGGCGGCGCCTACATCGCGATGAACGCCCGCTCGCTGGGCGCGACAAAGGTCTTCGCCTGGCCCGGCGCCGAGGTGGCCGTCATGGGGCCCGTGGCTGCCATCAGGATCATCCACCGCCGCAAGCTGGCCGAGGTGCCTGCCGACCTTCGCGCCCAGGTCGAGGAGGAGCTGGCGGCCGAGCACGAGCGGATCGCGGGTGGCGTGGAGAAGGCCGTGGAGATCGGCGTCGTCGACGACGTGGTGGCCCCCGAGCTCACCCGCAGCGCCATCGCCGGCGCGATCGCGGACGCGTTCGCTGCCCACGGCCCGGTACGGGGGCAGCACGGCAACATCCCGCTCTGA
- the tyrS gene encoding tyrosine--tRNA ligase, which produces MSTPNILDDLEWRGLIASSTDLDALRAALDEGSVRFYVGFDPTAPSLHMGNLVQIVTAKRLQEAGHTPFALVGGATGMIGDPRDSGERTLNSLDTVKDWVDRVRRQIEPFLSFEGDNAATMVNNYDWTASLSVIDFLRDVGKHFPVNRMLARDVVKSRLEDGISYTEFSYVLLQSMDFLNLYRDHGVTLQFGGSDQWGNLTGGVELIRRAAGGKAHAFTTPLITKSDGTKYGKTEGGALWLDPEMMSPYAFHQFWLNVEDEKVVELLKIFTFLPREEIEDLAAQTEEKPFLRAGQKALADAVTTLVHGQRETEAAKRAAQALFGGGELNTLPPSTLGAALAEAGSVQVSGDAIPSLLDLFVHTGLTKSKGEARRAVTEGGAYLNNVRVEDPDFVPTRDDVVAGGWLVLRRGKKKLAGVQVS; this is translated from the coding sequence GTGTCGACCCCGAACATCCTGGACGACCTCGAGTGGCGCGGCCTGATCGCCAGCTCGACCGACCTCGACGCGCTGCGTGCGGCGCTGGACGAGGGGAGCGTCCGGTTCTATGTCGGCTTCGACCCGACCGCCCCCAGCCTGCACATGGGCAACCTCGTGCAGATCGTGACGGCCAAGCGCCTCCAGGAGGCCGGCCACACGCCCTTCGCCCTCGTCGGTGGTGCCACCGGCATGATCGGCGACCCCCGCGACTCTGGTGAGCGCACCCTGAACTCGCTCGACACCGTGAAGGACTGGGTCGACCGCGTACGCCGTCAGATCGAGCCCTTCCTCTCCTTCGAGGGCGACAACGCCGCGACGATGGTCAACAACTACGACTGGACGGCGTCGCTGTCGGTCATCGACTTCCTGCGCGACGTGGGCAAGCACTTCCCGGTCAACCGGATGCTGGCGCGTGACGTGGTGAAGTCCCGCCTCGAGGACGGCATCAGCTACACCGAGTTCAGCTACGTGCTGCTCCAGTCGATGGACTTCCTCAACCTCTACCGCGACCACGGGGTGACGCTGCAGTTCGGCGGCTCCGACCAGTGGGGCAACCTCACCGGCGGCGTCGAGCTGATCCGTCGCGCGGCCGGGGGCAAGGCCCATGCCTTCACCACTCCGCTGATCACGAAGAGCGACGGCACCAAGTACGGCAAGACCGAGGGCGGTGCCCTGTGGCTCGACCCCGAGATGATGTCGCCCTACGCGTTCCACCAGTTCTGGCTCAACGTCGAGGACGAGAAGGTCGTCGAGCTCCTCAAGATCTTCACCTTCCTCCCGCGTGAGGAGATCGAGGACCTGGCGGCCCAGACGGAGGAGAAGCCGTTCCTGCGCGCCGGCCAGAAGGCGCTCGCCGACGCCGTGACCACCTTGGTGCACGGTCAGCGTGAGACCGAGGCGGCCAAGCGTGCCGCCCAGGCACTCTTCGGTGGGGGAGAGCTCAACACCCTTCCCCCCAGCACCTTGGGGGCAGCGCTCGCCGAGGCCGGCTCCGTTCAGGTCTCCGGTGACGCGATCCCGTCCCTGCTCGACCTCTTCGTGCATACCGGCCTCACCAAGAGCAAGGGCGAGGCCCGCCGTGCGGTGACCGAGGGTGGCGCCTACCTCAACAACGTCCGCGTGGAGGACCCCGACTTCGTCCCCACCCGTGACGACGTCGTCGCTGGCGGCTGGCTCGTGCTGCGCCGGGGCAAGAAGAAGTTGGCGGGCGTGCAGGTCTCCTGA
- a CDS encoding serine/threonine-protein kinase, protein MSADRYTFEREIGRGASGPVWSGRDTVLGRTVALKRVGVHAGGTDAALQQGAREARLAASLNHPHVVGVFDLVVVGDEHWLVMEHVDGQSLAELVREQGPLEPQEAARVLAQVAEALAAAHRAGIVHRDVKPSNILLTRDGTAKLTDFGIARSADDTSLTQTGLVTGSPAYLPPEVATGSSATPASDVWALGATLFHLLAGRPPYHVGDNVLSTMYRIVHEEPPRLPETGRLNTVLERTMAIDPEARWTMGQVRDALRHLSEEAPARPRRTGATSAATAAATTPPAAVDTAPGRSDDDTRTTASIPAGRMTSALPPAQSVSPPPGRRRPWLVWARVAAGILLSTVVALYAGLNAARDPAPTAGQETPSPTTTSPEPTASPTAVTEAEMTSFVTDYLATVTSDPRAAWQRLTPGFQADSEGFGSYSGFWRTVRSASPRNIRADVDALTVSYDVDYRMRNGRQISDSVTLVLERNGSELLIAGES, encoded by the coding sequence GTGAGTGCGGACAGATACACGTTCGAGCGCGAGATCGGTCGCGGTGCCAGCGGCCCGGTGTGGTCCGGGCGCGACACCGTGCTCGGACGCACGGTCGCGTTGAAGCGCGTCGGGGTGCACGCCGGCGGCACCGACGCCGCCCTCCAGCAGGGTGCTCGGGAGGCCCGCCTCGCCGCCTCGCTCAACCATCCGCACGTGGTCGGGGTCTTCGATCTGGTCGTGGTCGGCGACGAGCACTGGCTGGTTATGGAGCACGTGGACGGCCAGAGCCTGGCCGAGCTGGTCCGAGAGCAGGGTCCGCTGGAGCCGCAGGAGGCCGCGCGGGTGCTCGCGCAGGTGGCCGAGGCGTTGGCCGCCGCCCACCGCGCCGGCATCGTGCACCGCGACGTGAAGCCCTCCAACATCCTGCTCACCCGGGACGGAACGGCCAAGCTCACCGACTTCGGCATCGCCCGCTCCGCCGACGACACCTCGCTGACCCAGACCGGTCTCGTGACCGGCTCCCCCGCCTACCTTCCCCCCGAGGTCGCGACCGGCTCCTCGGCGACGCCCGCCAGCGACGTGTGGGCGCTCGGCGCGACGCTCTTCCACCTCCTGGCCGGTCGGCCGCCCTACCACGTGGGCGACAACGTGCTCAGCACGATGTACCGCATCGTCCACGAGGAGCCGCCGCGCCTTCCGGAGACGGGTCGGCTCAACACGGTGCTCGAGCGCACCATGGCCATCGACCCCGAGGCACGGTGGACGATGGGGCAGGTGCGCGACGCGCTGCGCCACCTCAGTGAGGAGGCCCCTGCGCGGCCGCGGAGGACCGGCGCCACCAGCGCCGCCACGGCTGCCGCCACGACGCCCCCCGCGGCTGTCGACACGGCACCCGGGCGGAGCGACGACGACACGCGTACGACGGCGTCGATCCCGGCAGGGCGCATGACGTCGGCCCTCCCGCCTGCCCAGAGCGTGTCGCCCCCTCCGGGGCGGCGCCGTCCGTGGCTGGTCTGGGCGCGCGTGGCAGCGGGGATCCTGCTCAGCACCGTCGTGGCGCTGTACGCCGGCCTCAACGCCGCCCGCGACCCGGCTCCCACCGCAGGGCAGGAGACGCCCAGCCCGACCACCACCAGCCCCGAGCCCACCGCCAGCCCGACGGCGGTCACCGAGGCGGAGATGACCTCGTTCGTCACCGACTACCTGGCGACCGTGACCAGTGACCCGCGCGCTGCGTGGCAGCGGCTCACGCCCGGCTTCCAGGCCGACAGCGAGGGCTTCGGCTCCTACTCCGGCTTCTGGCGGACCGTGCGCTCGGCCTCGCCACGCAACATCCGGGCCGACGTCGACGCGCTGACCGTGTCGTACGACGTCGACTACCGGATGCGGAACGGACGGCAGATCTCCGACAGCGTCACCCTGGTCCTGGAGCGCAACGGATCCGAGCTGCTCATCGCCGGCGAGTCCTGA
- a CDS encoding beta-ketoacyl-ACP synthase III gives MTLASPLASATGAAHTRILGIGAYRPSRVVPNADIVEAIDSSDEWIQQRSGIRQRRWADDHETVQMMSVEASRKALERSGLTATDIDCVIVATVSHLLQTPAVATAVAHELGTDQAAAFDISAACAGFCHGVALANDLVRAGSATNVLVIGVERLSDITDLDDRGTAFIFADGAGAAVVGPSDTPGIAPVVWGSDGEQFDLIRQREDWRDVVGTDAAPGSGVMPYLTMQGNPVFRWASFAMAKVAHQALERAGITVDDLDVFVPHQANMRIIDAMARSMKLPEKVRIARDIAEQGNTSAASVPLALDRMIAEGDAKSGDVALLIAFGAGLAYAAQVVVVP, from the coding sequence ATGACGCTCGCCTCACCCCTGGCCTCGGCGACGGGTGCTGCCCACACGCGCATCCTCGGCATCGGCGCCTACCGTCCCAGCCGCGTCGTGCCCAACGCCGACATCGTCGAGGCGATCGACTCCAGCGACGAGTGGATCCAGCAGCGCTCGGGCATCCGGCAGCGCCGCTGGGCCGACGACCACGAGACCGTGCAGATGATGTCCGTCGAGGCCTCGCGCAAGGCGCTCGAGCGCTCCGGTCTCACCGCCACCGACATCGACTGCGTGATCGTCGCGACCGTCTCGCACCTGCTCCAGACCCCGGCGGTGGCCACCGCCGTCGCCCACGAGCTCGGCACCGACCAGGCCGCTGCCTTCGACATCTCCGCGGCGTGTGCGGGCTTCTGCCACGGCGTCGCGCTCGCCAACGACCTCGTCCGCGCCGGGAGCGCGACCAACGTCCTGGTCATCGGCGTCGAGCGACTCAGTGACATCACCGACCTCGACGACCGTGGCACCGCCTTCATCTTCGCCGACGGCGCAGGTGCGGCGGTGGTCGGTCCGAGCGACACCCCGGGCATCGCGCCGGTCGTGTGGGGCTCCGACGGCGAGCAGTTCGACCTGATCCGGCAGCGCGAGGACTGGCGCGACGTCGTCGGCACCGACGCAGCGCCGGGCAGCGGCGTGATGCCCTACCTGACGATGCAGGGCAACCCGGTCTTCCGCTGGGCCTCCTTCGCGATGGCCAAGGTCGCGCACCAGGCGCTCGAGCGTGCCGGCATCACCGTCGACGACCTCGACGTCTTCGTGCCCCACCAGGCCAACATGCGCATCATCGACGCGATGGCACGCTCCATGAAGCTGCCCGAGAAGGTCCGCATCGCCCGCGACATCGCCGAGCAGGGCAACACCTCGGCGGCGTCCGTGCCGCTGGCGCTCGACAGGATGATCGCCGAGGGCGACGCCAAGTCCGGTGACGTCGCGCTGCTGATCGCCTTCGGCGCCGGGCTGGCGTACGCCGCCCAGGTCGTCGTCGTGCCCTGA
- a CDS encoding acyl carrier protein: MATTEEIRSDLAEIVNEVAGVDTADVQLDKSFVDDLDVDSLSMVEVVVAAEEKFGVSIPDDQVKNLKTVGDAVAFIEQASA; this comes from the coding sequence ATGGCCACCACCGAAGAGATCCGCTCCGACCTCGCCGAGATCGTCAACGAGGTCGCCGGTGTCGACACCGCCGACGTCCAGCTCGACAAGTCCTTCGTCGACGACCTCGACGTCGACTCGCTCTCCATGGTCGAGGTCGTCGTGGCCGCCGAGGAAAAGTTCGGCGTCTCGATCCCCGACGACCAGGTGAAGAACCTCAAGACCGTCGGCGACGCCGTCGCCTTCATCGAGCAGGCCTCCGCCTGA
- a CDS encoding DUF3145 domain-containing protein, with protein sequence MKEITVTSRTAPRPNGPATRGILFVHSTPSALSPHIEWAVGGVLGAAVSLDWTPQPAQPGTYRAELSWTGAAGTAAAVVSALRGWNHLRFEITEEPTASTEGSRYSFTPELGVFHAVTGLHGDIMIPEDRLRSAMVKAGTGETTLELEVDKLLGKPWDDELESFRYAGEGAPVRWLHQVV encoded by the coding sequence ATGAAGGAGATAACGGTGACTTCACGTACTGCACCCCGCCCGAATGGACCTGCCACTCGGGGGATTCTGTTCGTGCACTCAACGCCCTCCGCGCTCAGCCCTCACATCGAGTGGGCTGTGGGGGGTGTGCTCGGCGCTGCCGTGAGTCTCGACTGGACCCCTCAGCCGGCACAGCCTGGCACCTACCGTGCTGAGCTCTCCTGGACCGGGGCGGCGGGGACCGCTGCTGCGGTGGTGTCCGCCCTGCGCGGCTGGAACCACCTCCGCTTCGAGATCACGGAGGAGCCCACGGCCTCGACCGAGGGTTCCCGCTACTCGTTCACCCCTGAGCTGGGCGTCTTCCACGCCGTCACCGGCCTCCACGGTGACATCATGATCCCCGAGGACCGTCTCCGCTCGGCGATGGTGAAGGCAGGGACGGGCGAGACGACCCTCGAGCTCGAGGTCGACAAGCTGCTCGGCAAGCCGTGGGACGACGAGCTGGAGTCCTTCCGGTACGCCGGCGAGGGCGCCCCGGTGCGCTGGCTGCACCAGGTCGTCTGA
- a CDS encoding PIG-L deacetylase family protein yields METTEQPGPLKPLAEDWERALCVVAHPDDIEFAAAGGIARWTGQGKQVGYVMVTSGEAGIDGLHPDECRPVREAEQVEAARVVGVEAVEFLGFPDGVLEYGLPLRRAIAEAVRRHQPDIVITGHFRESFGPGMLNQADHVVVGRAVVDAVRDAANRWVFPEQVEAGLEPWPGVREVWAMASPLSTHGVDTTETFDRSVEALAAHKAYIEGLGWADWDFREMLEGFNRQAGQRLGTTYAEIAEVFVLRPPTD; encoded by the coding sequence ATGGAGACCACGGAGCAGCCCGGTCCGCTGAAGCCGCTCGCCGAGGACTGGGAGCGCGCACTCTGCGTCGTGGCCCATCCCGACGACATCGAGTTCGCTGCGGCCGGTGGCATCGCGCGCTGGACGGGACAGGGCAAGCAGGTCGGCTACGTGATGGTCACCAGCGGCGAGGCGGGGATCGACGGGCTGCATCCCGACGAGTGCCGGCCTGTGCGCGAGGCCGAGCAGGTCGAGGCCGCCCGAGTGGTGGGCGTCGAGGCCGTCGAGTTCCTCGGGTTCCCCGACGGGGTCCTGGAGTACGGGCTGCCCCTGCGGCGCGCGATCGCCGAGGCTGTGCGGCGCCACCAGCCCGACATCGTGATCACCGGCCACTTCCGGGAGTCCTTCGGGCCGGGGATGCTCAACCAGGCCGACCACGTCGTCGTGGGACGCGCGGTGGTCGACGCCGTCCGCGACGCCGCCAACCGGTGGGTCTTCCCGGAGCAGGTCGAGGCAGGCCTGGAGCCCTGGCCGGGCGTACGCGAGGTGTGGGCGATGGCGTCTCCGCTCTCCACGCACGGCGTCGACACGACGGAGACCTTCGACCGCAGCGTGGAGGCTCTGGCCGCGCACAAGGCGTACATCGAAGGGCTCGGGTGGGCGGACTGGGACTTCCGCGAGATGCTCGAGGGGTTCAACCGCCAGGCCGGCCAGCGGCTGGGCACGACGTACGCCGAGATCGCCGAGGTCTTCGTGCTGCGTCCGCCGACCGACTGA
- a CDS encoding beta-ketoacyl-[acyl-carrier-protein] synthase family protein, protein MSASRVVVTGLGATSPVGGDVPSTWSALLAGTSGVSLLTEEWAEPLGARIAARVAVEPDQVLDRVKARRMDRSGQLAVVAATEAWADAGLAESGVDPERVAVAVASGIGGVTTLLGNYDQLLEKGPRRVSPLAIPMLMPNGPAASIGLMIGAKAGVHTPVSACASGNEAIALGIDLIRLGRADVVVCGGTEAAVHALPMAAFGQMMALSKRNDDPSAASRPWDKGRDGFVLGEGAAVVVLESEEHARARGAKVYAEAAGAGITSDSHDVAQPDPAGAGATRAMGIALREASLSPGDVVHVNAHATSTPQGDVAEALAIRTALGEDTSAVLTSTKSMTGHLLGAAGALESVATVLALHHRVVPPTINLDDPEDVGLDLATEQRTLPDGDLAALNNSFGFGGHNVALAFRSV, encoded by the coding sequence ATGTCAGCCTCCCGTGTCGTCGTCACCGGTCTCGGAGCCACCTCTCCGGTCGGCGGCGACGTTCCCTCCACCTGGTCCGCCCTCCTCGCCGGCACCTCCGGTGTCTCCCTGCTCACCGAGGAGTGGGCCGAGCCCCTCGGGGCCCGGATCGCCGCCCGCGTGGCGGTCGAGCCCGACCAGGTGCTGGACCGCGTGAAGGCCAGGCGCATGGACCGCTCCGGTCAGCTGGCCGTGGTGGCCGCCACCGAGGCCTGGGCCGACGCCGGGCTCGCCGAGTCCGGCGTCGACCCCGAGCGCGTGGCGGTCGCCGTCGCCTCGGGCATCGGTGGCGTCACCACCCTGCTGGGCAACTACGACCAGCTCCTCGAGAAGGGTCCCCGCCGCGTCTCGCCGCTGGCGATCCCGATGCTGATGCCCAACGGGCCGGCCGCGAGCATCGGCCTCATGATCGGCGCCAAGGCGGGGGTCCACACCCCCGTCTCGGCCTGCGCCTCCGGCAACGAGGCGATCGCGCTGGGCATCGACCTGATCCGCCTCGGCCGTGCCGACGTGGTCGTCTGCGGCGGCACCGAGGCCGCGGTCCACGCCCTGCCGATGGCCGCCTTCGGCCAGATGATGGCGCTCAGCAAGCGCAACGACGACCCGAGCGCCGCCTCCCGACCGTGGGACAAGGGTCGTGACGGCTTCGTCCTCGGTGAGGGCGCCGCCGTGGTGGTGCTGGAGTCCGAGGAGCACGCCCGCGCCCGTGGCGCGAAGGTGTACGCCGAGGCAGCAGGCGCTGGCATCACCTCCGACTCGCACGACGTCGCGCAGCCCGACCCTGCCGGAGCCGGTGCCACCCGCGCCATGGGGATCGCCCTGCGCGAGGCCAGCCTCTCCCCCGGCGACGTCGTGCACGTCAACGCCCACGCCACCTCCACCCCGCAGGGTGACGTGGCCGAGGCGCTGGCGATCCGCACCGCCCTGGGCGAGGACACCTCCGCGGTCCTCACCTCGACCAAGTCGATGACCGGCCACCTGCTCGGCGCGGCCGGCGCCCTGGAGTCGGTCGCCACCGTACTGGCGCTGCACCACCGCGTGGTGCCGCCCACCATCAACCTCGACGACCCCGAGGACGTCGGGCTCGACCTGGCCACCGAGCAGCGCACGCTGCCGGACGGCGACCTCGCCGCCCTCAACAACTCTTTCGGCTTCGGCGGTCACAACGTCGCCCTCGCCTTCAGGAGCGTCTGA